One stretch of Toxoplasma gondii ME49 chromosome XI, whole genome shotgun sequence DNA includes these proteins:
- a CDS encoding hypothetical protein (encoded by transcript TGME49_216200) — protein sequence MALTICWHVTMTQTSFSFRVVWVVWGSRHGQTREAPASTETDRYAGLEEKRGSTGSPKPASRQSVKRTRAPTRCRPFTLLSLGRWNRVHTRSSTHVTSRDLFADSLMVYEHPRRGVLVWPPVCASASFVPREVAGLLSRLDLHGIVSDFFPTGLRRIVGGGRSNEPPHRSHRRCFPPPLHSHPLLLSGLVGFRSDSRGVCACHLYKSTDACIFEKRRVERRESRETGKKRRRCTASSA from the coding sequence ATGGCGTTAACCATCTGTTGGCATGTCACGATGACGCAgacgtcgttttctttccgtgTCGTTTGGGTTGTTTGGGGTTCGAGGCATGGGCAGACACGCGAAGCCCCTGCCTCCACCGAAACGGATCGGTACGCCGGACTTGAAGAAAAGCGCGGCTCGACGGGATCACCGAAACCCGCCAGTCGCCAATCCGTGAAGAGGACCCGGGCGCCTACACGCTGTCGGCCGTTCACCCTTCTTAGTCTTGGACGGTGGAACCGTGTACACACCAGGTCCAGTACTCACGTGACCTCGCGTGACCTCTTCGCCGATTCGCTTATGGTATATGAACACCCTAGGCGAGGCGTACTTGTCTGGCCCCCCGTTTGTGCGTCTGCAAGTTTTGTGCCAAGAGAGGTCGCTGGTTTGTTGTCGCGGTTGGATCTTCATGGAATTGTGTCCGATTTTTTCCCTACAGGGCTGAGAAGAATTGTGGGAGGAGGCCGAAGCAACGAACCTCCGCATCGGTCGCACCGGCGATGTTTTCCGCCGCCGCTCCATTCTCACCCATTGTTGCTCTCTGGCCTGGTAGGATTCCGCAGTGACTCTCGGGGAGTTTGTGCCTGTCACCTGTACAAGTCGACGGATGCCTGTATTTTCGAAAAACGACGTGTcgagcggagagaaagcagggaaACTGGTAAGAAGCGTCGGAGGTGCACGGCCAGTAGCGCCTGA
- a CDS encoding hypothetical protein (encoded by transcript TGME49_216190), whose translation MTFLSSSSLEEGERGARSLSPSVPDADTPIEASCDYLSPGPLVPSQSVSVSQPLSESVSHPLSVSVSAAACMRELSALSSSLSSLVDAAETPQPEGETLGFLPGPRCPAGEAGVVSVAVDSTPQFTSGVGCSEGPSNREQSPDFSLPSIGGAVSPSYSPLLPEGQGSVPLKGLAGKGFTCGRGGDFDGFSPEYTTDAAPAYGAGSASPHLHLSIDPSARASASGGRSERMHGSSPANQEAVSLPNVREDLGHTTDDAAGARVEELLNFASTALDSAGGLGLEPDSEAKTNASVDAWNLLCRSFTDAAEGLCAARPSVQNRARGPTEQPRDGRAPMRGAPERQCTIQTNCRSTPGGGSIPKTECTAERERSSGGAVGMDSEPQVRCQNSEIGGGLLAESGVREARQEEGQADTMQPSQEAWHSIEEEAAAFVTSLHETFLTPQRLLNVSEGSASPLSLPMSVDEAYEEQGNTDGDGSPFDANEQSPSGQTLREQGRSEGQGRMPENGEDCAAWAPCNQSLFTVEVKSAQSGKAAGVADLGGDEEEAEDDLTPKIDWEVTCEDSREENSASSEAGLSVSQEEDLSRSTSQADYSSQGKKVRTIRVGNHPPRPGLTQGLSIIHTNSAGWSSPGYTHSVFGRCSTYSSLHSAEGICFPGVGSPLGACSMGSGRCALDSFKSGVISREVGEILGEEGGGRSLNAFSRSASRCSNHPSMVDPGSFAELRLSTLEQFYSDRCKHTLLCADHSGIRFQERRASGLLQIQRQLKDVRQRLKGLRLLGTNFSAVCDKSQNLVCCYVAERVVPASGEPSRDTKPAASLTGAASDDASGAQETVASERAVSRFFEHLLLLTIEEKPNRRASEGELSGDEADRAAHRDSRVAGIQRKFRVVSEIFVLRSNPSQDGASGAAAVAAGLSKNEAMLLLSDTAKRRQLLNALLSLMSGGARDGNRESREGPLGAGAGSRGRSACFDPVEDIPPAPSGSNATLKRTGSASRSGSPSVQSSGSDRRRSVCEPVSLSVLPSFRALSCDDQNSVPPVFGVEGATKACPAASYALTTSRDADSSSVSVRAFSPPPETAGMWLSSAVHMSVPDLARQSSAEDNAQFQVGREGGALGVGGRRSRAPEPDSLPRHIDDLAVGEPAASPGPFPLVSSEARLGESPSPVGCLRSPLESPGLHGSDTVQAETGPWPLAGATELARETAAAVTAASRLLDQYACGELRTEKRESVCDLVAGGHLESPFHPGIEEATKLLMECGLRPREAVGDSAARAFAPSEDSLSPPPVGGREVILPGSAELMNALVQQLQHQLQQQIEQQLQLHRGTATERLRASGALASGVPHGASVSPSLSTRTKQLGRGNEHLEASEACPASAIEAAAAALLGSRGCSVGAARALRAPGAAPPALSRPAPGPSLSGSTPSHMDILGLDGSDDLHDFKEHCSVFISWIPRVARAEDYRQKDQMEKRLKLLFEVSLKVRGIVRIALFPPRGSHCCVLFDTPQAAQAFIRQYGGSTYTSSTERFKAEICAAHAVTFDRGIERVFVRIEEFKPQLLQQACGNQPMHGSGASGSGCSAGGARHLPPASITEGLGRQGAGLRHPQGPLGSALASISALRTVIENARQGSFVQHPHQQLLLLKQLRQEHSGEPQVEEGAGSTAPMSGFLPHVAPSALPEPGSFQELQAQRQRVLLRSQSAVQGALEIANFLSNRDGSAKALQQRRHPRFGRAATMDTPSVSWPGGSLQTADLRDQNTPAVHPRGCVDVGGDRPFAPSRSKPAEDELGPQQQLAEASARLFSELKPEEQAELGQLWQTLMRQQQSLIGAGQGAPGLAKQSPSQQLLTAGLQQIRRDQHPPQRRQRDPHYRGAERNSGVLGKHALSSREDGAGQNTGKLATPAPRSHRPGESRTGASRLPQSHRSQFGSGRGGQEQEGKWPAPQRCLAPVPQHGVRVESPRHRHGNVGGSGAGGSYSRVNVVGARQRHRGGPSGRGHHA comes from the exons ATgacatttctctcttcctcttcgttggaggagggagaacgaggggCGAGGAGCCTCTCCCCTTCAGTCCCTGATGCAGATACGCCGATCGAAGCCTCATGTGACTACCTTTCGCCTGGCCCCCTGGTGCCGTCTCAATCTGTATCTGTTTCTCAACCGCTATCTGAATCTGTGTCTCATCCCTTATCTGTATCTGTGTCGGCTGCTGCGTGTATGCGCGAGCTCAGCGccctctcttcatctctctcttctctcgtggaCGCTGCCGAGACGCCCCAGccggaaggcgagacgctGGGCTTCCTGCCAGGTCCCCGCTGTCCCGCGGGAGAGGCGGGTGTGGTTTCCGTTGCTGTAGACTCTACTCCGCAGTTCACCAGCGGTGTCGGATGCTCCGAAGGTCCTTCCAACCGGGAGCAAAGTCCAGACTTCTCATTGCCGTCGATTGGCGGAGCTGTGTCTCCCTCCTACAGTCCTCTGCTCCCAGAGGGCCAGGGGTCTGTTCCACTGAAAGGACTCGCGGGAAAAGGCTTCACCTGCGGGCGTGGTGGGGATTTTGATGGGTTTTCTCCCGAATACACGACGGATGCTGCGCCGGCGTATGGTGCCGGCAGTGCTTCTCCTCACCTGCACTTGAGCATCGACCCCTCAGCGCGCGCAAGCGCGTCGGGGGGCCGCagcgagcgcatgcacggcTCCAGCCCCGCCAACCAAGAGGCAGTGTCGCTGCCGAATGTGAGAGAAGACCTAGGACACACGACCGACGATGCGGCCGGTGCCAGAGTAGAGGAGCTCCTGAACTTTGCCTCGACGGCGCTGGATTCGGCTGGGGGTCTCGGCCTCGAGCCCGACAGCGAAGCAAAGACAAATGCGTCAGTGGATGCTTGGAACCTTTTATGTCGCAGCTTCACAGATGCGGCAGAAGGACTCTGCGCCGCGCGGCCCAGTGTGCAGAACCGAGCTCGGGGACCAACGGAGCAGCCAAGAGACGGGCGGGCACCTATGCGAGGAGCGCCTGAGCGTCAGTGCACTATTCAGACGAACTGCCGCTCGACACCAGGTGGAGGAAGCATTCCCAAGACGGAGTGTaccgcggagagagagaggtcgtCCGGGGGAGCGGTAGGGATGGATTCAGAGCCGCAGGTGCGATGCCAAAACTCAGAGATCGGCGGGGGTCTCCTGGCGGAATCCGGTGTCAGAGAAGCGCGGCAAGAAGAGGGCCAGGCGGACACGATGCAGCCGAGTCAGGAGGCATGGCATTCCATAGAAGAGGAAGCCGCAGCCTTTGTCACAAGCCTTCACGAGACATTCCTCACTCCACAGCGACTCCTGAACGTCAGCGAGGGAAGCGCCAGTCCCCTTTCGCTGCCGATGTCGGTCGACGAGGCGTACGAAGAACAAGGCaacacagacggagacgggTCGCCGTTCGACGCGAACGAGCAGTCTCCGTCGGGCCAGACCTTGCGAGAGCAAGGACGGTCAGAGGGGCAGGGGCGGATGCCGGAGAACGGCGAAGACTGCGCGGCATGGGCGCCGTGTAACCAGTCTCTGTTCACCGTGGAAGTAAAGTCTGCACAGTCGGGTAAAGCTGCGGGAGTTGCGGATCTAGGCggcgatgaagaagaagcggaggatGACCTCACGCCCAAGATCGATTGGGAAGTGACCTGTGAGGACAGCCGCGAAGAGAACAGCGCGTCTTCGGAGGCAGGCCTGTCCGTGTCGCAAGAGGAGGACTTGAGTCGGAGCACGAGTCAAGCAGACTACTCCAGTCAGGGCAAGAAGGTGAGGACCATTCGCGTCGGCAATCACCCGCCGAGGCCGGGGCTCACCCAGGGCCTTTCTATTATCCACACAAACAGTGCAGGCTGGTCCAGTCCGGGGTACACCCACAGTGTGTTCGGCAGATGCAGCACCTACAGCAGTTTGCACAGCGCGGAGGGCATTTGCTTTCCGGGCGTGGGGTCCCCTCTCGGAGCCTGCTCCATGGGGTCTGGGCGCTGCGCTCTGGACTCGTTCAAGTCTGGAGTGATATCGAGGGAAGTGGGGGAAATTCtgggcgaagaaggcggcggccGCTCCCTCAACGCGTTCAGCCGGAGCGCCAGCAGGTGCAGCAACCACCCGAGCATGGTGGACCCAGGTTCGTTCGCGGAACTTCGTCTCTCGACGCTCGAGCAGTTTTACAGCGACCGATGTAAACACACGCTTCTGTGCGCCGACCACTCAGGGATACGTTTCCAAGAACGACGAGCCTCCGGTCTTCTTCAGATTCAAAGGCAACTGAAGGACGTCCGGCAAAGATTGAAGGGTTTACGTTTGCTGGGAACTAActtctccgctgtctgtGACAAATCCCAAAACCTTGTTTGCTGCTACGTCGCTGAAAGGGTGGTGCCAGCGAGCGGTGAGCCGTCAAGAGACACCAAGCCTGCGGCGAGTCTCACGGGCGCAGCTTCCGACGACGCTTCCGGGGCCCAGGAGACGGTGGCAAGTGAACGAGCTGTGTCGCGCTTTTTTGAGCATCTTCTACTGTTGACCATTGAGGAAAAGCCGAACCGGCGCGCTTCGGAGGGGGAACTTTCTGGCGACGAGGCGGATCGCGCCGCCCACCGTGACAGCCGAGTTGCGGGGATCCAGAGGAAGTTTCGAGTTGTGTCGGAAATCTTCGTTCTCCGATCGAATCCGAGTCAAGACGGAGCCTCAGGGGCGGCGGCAGTTGCTGCGGGCCTCTCAAAGAACGAGGCCATGTTGTTGCTCTCAGATACAGCGAAGCGGCGCCAACTGCTTAACGCGCTGTTATCTCTAATGTCTGGAGGAGCGCGGgacggaaacagagagagtcgCGAAGGCCCGCTGGGAGCGGGTGCAGGAAGCCGTGGTCGAAGCGCCTGCTTCGACCCTGTCGAGGACATTCCTCCAGCCCCGTCTGGATCAAACGCAACTCTGAAGCGCACCGGCAGCGCTTCGCGGAGTGGAAGTCCCAGTGTCCAGTCTTCTGGGTCTGATCGCCGGCGGAGCGTGTGTGAGCCGGTATCCTTGTCCGTCTTGCCGTCTTTTCGGGCGCTGTCCTGCGACGACCAGAACAGTGTCCCGCCCGTGTTTGGTGTCGAGGGTGCCACTAAGGCCTGCCCAGCCGCGTCTTATGCTCTCACGACGAGCCGCGACGCCGACTCCTCGTCGGTGAGCGTCCGCGCCTTCAGTCCCCCGCCTGAGACCGCTGGCATGTGGCTATCGTCTGCAGTCCATATGTCGGTTCCGGATCTCGCTAGGCAATCGTCTGCAGAGGACAACGCCCAGTTTCAGGTAGGGCGCGAAGGTGGTGCGCTGGGAGTGGGGGGACGCAGGAGCAGAGCACCGGAACCAGACAGTCTTCCGCGACACATTGACGATTTGGCTGTAGGAGAACCAGCTGCATCGCCAGGGCCATTCCCACTCGTGTCTTCGGAGGCGCGTCTAGGTGAGTCGCCGAGCCCCGTGGGGTGCCTGCGAAGCCCGCTCGAGTCTCCGGGGCTTCATGGGTCGGATACCGTtcaggcagagacaggcccGTGGCCATTGGCGGGGGCAACCGAACTGGCCCGCGAAACTGCTGCGGCTGTTACTGCGGCCTCCCGGCTGCTGGACCAGTACGCCTGTGGGGAACTGCGAaccgagaagcgcgagagtgTGTGCGATTTAGTCGCTGGAGGGCACCTGGAGAGTCCATTTCATCCCGGCATCGAAGAGGCCACCAAGCTTTTGATGGAGTGCGGCCTGCGCCCTCGAGAAGCCGTGGGCGACTCCGCAGCGCGGGCCTTCGCCCCTTCGGAGGACAGCTTGTCTCCTCCACCAGTGGGAGGACGTGAGGTAATTCTTCCGGGTTCTGCGGAGTTAATGAATGCTCTCGTTCAACAGCTTCAGCaccagctgcagcagcagatCGAGCAGCAACTTCAGCTTCATCGCGGGACAGCGACCGAACGTCTGAGGGCTTCAGGTGCCTTGGCCTCCGGTGTGCCGCACGGCGCctccgtctcgccttctctttcgaccCGGACCAAACAGCTGGGGCGCGGTAATGAGCACCTGGAGGCTTCAGAGGCCTGTCCGGCGTCCGCAATCGAAGCTGCAGCGGCAGCACTTCTCGGAAGTCGGGGTTGCTCCGTGGGGGCGGCAAGGGCGCTGAGGGCGCCTGGTGCCGCGCCTCCTGCTCTGTCGCGCCCCGCCCCTGGTCCAAGTCTTAGTGGCTCCACTCCTTCGCACATGGACATTCTTGGGCTTGACGGATCCGACGATCTTCACGACTTCAAAGAGCACTGCTCCGTTTTCATCAGCTGGATTCCGCGAGTCGCACGTGCAGAAGATTATCGACAAAAGGACCAGATGGAGAAGCGA CTGAAGCTCCTGTTTGAAGTGAGCTTGAAAGTTCGCGGCATTGTACGCATCGCGCTGTTCCCTCCGCGTGGGTCCCATTGTTGCGTATTGTTTGACACTCCGCAAGCAGCCCAGGCATTTATAAGACAGTATGGAGGCTCAACCTACACGTCGAGCACGGAGCGTTTCAAGGCAGAGATCTgtgcggcgcatgcagtcacaTTTGACCGAGGCATTGAGCGCGTGTTTGTGCGCATCGAGGAATTCAAACCGCAGTTGCTGCAGCAAGCGTGCGGAAACCAGCCGATGCACGGGTCGGGAGCCAGTGGCTCAGGCTGTTCCGCAGGCGGCGCTCGACACCTCCCTCCTGCGTCGATCACTGAAGGTCTAGGGCGCCAGGGCGCCGGCCTGAGGCACCCGCAAGGGCCTCTAGGGAGTGCTCTTGCAAGCATCAGCGCTCTGCGTACAGTGATTGAGAACGCGCGCCAGGGAAGTTTCGTGCAGCACCCGCACCAGCAGCTACTGTTGCTCAAGCAGCTTCGGCAGGAGCACAGTGGGGAGCCGCAAGTGGAGGAAGGGGCAGGGTCCACCGCGCCGATGTCGGGTTTCCTGCCTCACGTGGCTCCGTCTGCGTTGCCGGAACCTGGCAGCTTCCAGGAGCTACAGGCTCAACGCCAACGTGTGCTGCTTCGGTCTCAGTCTGCTGTCCAAGGTGCTCTTGAAATTGCAAACTTTTTGTCCAACCGAGACGGCTCCGCAAAAGCACTGCAGCAGCGTCGGCACCCCAGATTTGGACGAGCGGCCACGATGGATACGCCGTCAGTGTCATGGCCGGGAggctctctgcagacagcGGATCTCCGGGACCAAAACACGCCAGCGGTTCATCCTCGAGGCTGCGTCGACGTGGGTGGCGACAGACCTTTTGCCCCGTCGCGCTCGAAGCCTGCCGAAGACGAACTGGGCCCTCAGCAGCAGCTGGCGGAGGCAAGCGCGCGACTGTTCTCAGAGTTGAAGCCCGAAGAGCAAGCAGAGCTTGGGCAGCTGTGGCAGACATTGATGCGCCAGCAACAGTCGCTGATTGGGGCTGGCCAAGGAGCCCCGGGCCTCGCCAAGCAGAGTCCGTCTCAACAACTCCTCACTGCTGGGTTGCAGCAGATTCGCCGAGATCAGCACCCGCCGCAGCGCCGGCAGAGAGATCCTCACTACCGTGGTGCGGAGCGCAATTCCGGCGTGCTCGGGAAGCACGCGCTCTcgtcgagagaagatggCGCTGGACAAAACACTGGCAAACTCGCGACACCTGCCCCTAGAAGTCACCGACCCGGCGAGTCGCGAACTGGCGCCTCGAGGCTGCCACAGTCGCACCGGTCGCAGTTCGGGTCAGGCCGCGGTGGACAAGAACAGGAAGGGAAGTGGCCCGCTCCTCAGCGATGCTTAGCTCCTGTGCCTCAACACGGAGTGAGGGTGGAGAGCCCGCGCCACCGCCATGGGAACGTTGGGGGTAGCGGCGCCGGTGGCAGCTACAGCCGAGTTAATGTCGTCGGCGCCCGACAGCGGCACCGGGGGGGTCCCAGTGGCCGTGGTCACCATGCGTGA
- a CDS encoding hypothetical protein (encoded by transcript TGME49_216180~Signal peptide predicted by SignalP 2.0 HMM (probability 0.973) with cleavage site probability 0.594 at residue 22~Predicted trans-membrane domain (TMHMM2.0):3-26:37-60:63-86) — protein sequence MITVILCSVLFYSLGLVAPTSAALHACIKQKTLPNENAMLLWTQYFLLFSALVTVVFPYVVTPLFFLLPSWLLAMVKLVLVVALAVPKLGLTSRFYGWFLCHYVEYLDLIAKALQQHVVIPLKTYVSDAIARMQASTEASVSTRKEL from the coding sequence ATGATAACTGTTATTTTGTGTTCGGTGCTCTTCTATTCGTTGGGCCTTGTGGCCCCAACCTCGGCGGCATTGCATGCTTGCATTAAGCAGAAAACATTGCCCAACGAAAACGCGATGCTGCTGTGGACACAGTACTtcctgcttttttctgctctcgtcACTGTTGTGTTTCCATACGTTGTgactcctcttttcttcttgctgcCGTCCTGGCTACTTGCTATGGTGAAACTGGTTCTAGTGGTGGCACTTGCTGTTCCCAAGCTCGGCTTGACCTCACGATTTTACGGGTGGTTTCTGTGCCATTATGTCGAATACCTCGATTTGATTGCTAAAGCTCTTCAGCAGCATGTGGTGATCCCTCTTAAGACTTACGTTAGTGATGCTATTGCCCGCATGCAAGCCAGCACCGAGGCCTCCGTATCTACTCGGAAGGAGCTGTAG
- a CDS encoding SufS subfamily cysteine desulfurase (encoded by transcript TGME49_216170) — MASGAVAFLLSFFLGQMRRRYSSCTASLKCYSWTPLSLFSFPSPSTRITLPAPHAATRARRFQCLNTGTFKPLCHRSVRARCVSLFGFTVLLLVADLVAKVVASSGACATSPVYACSSGVSSVTRRNCTTPSSSVFPRSIFSLNSRSRGFTLSRQERPEHHLFHPQFFTVQESRGEKGTNHRGFGMYLQAFVRCSSQPFSSHRYAGLGALGKTLFGSTFTPASVQKRRRCCTLRPPTRSHSVNCASTLDLKDEFPYQRGSANKEGSCGGGKEQDEMIYFDSAATSQKPRRVLDAIEEAYVHLNANVHRAAYARSAASTERMEGVRSQLAKFLNADRPEEIVFTSGATDGINLVANTWGEANIGEGDEIVLTIAEHHSNLVPWQLLARRKKAQLKFVELNRDYTLSVSSLVSNLSPRTKLVALSHTSNVLGSFNPYVHHVTKLIKQINSNIVVLLDATQSLSHHQTDVRKLKCDFLVGSGHKMYGPTGVGFLYGKYELLRNMPPWKGGGEMIEFVDLCESTYANPPARFEAGTPPFLQVIGLGAAVDFIEEVGWPAIYSHDARLQRALHEVLASRFPELRLFCPPSAGTAYAPELLSDAFDFSKVKQHRWVQSDQSDGRSAVTANAVHRSAVAGATDEARNGAFASGIERIPSIPLISFAHPEIHAHDIAVFLDVCGGVCVRSGHHCCQPLHRHVLSVPSTCRASLALYNTVQEIDRFGEVLQTVLKTLGRQVNQPLSSRRAENLQSS, encoded by the exons ATGGCTTCTGGCGCCGTTGCCTTCCTTCTCAGTTTTTTTCTGGGACAGATGCGGCGTAGATATTCCTCTTGCACAGCCTCCTTGAAGTGCTATTCGTGGACTCCTCTCAGTTTGTTTAGCTTCCCTTCACCGTCGACGCGTATCACCCTTCCTGCTCCACACGCTGCTACTCGTGCGAGACGGTTTCAATGTTTGAACACCGGCACGTTCAAACCCCTCTGCCACCGCAGTGTCCGTGCACGCTGCGTTTCGTTGTTCGGCTTCACTGTCCTTCTTTTAGTTGCAGATCTTGTTGCAAAAGTTGTGGCTTCTTCCGGTGCCTGTGCTACGTCACCAGTATACGCCTGCTCCAGTGGTGTTTCGTCAGTCACCAGACGCAACTGCACTACCCCATCATCTTCCGTTTTCCCTAGGTCCATATTTTCTTTAAATTCGAGGAGCCGAGGCTTTACACTGTCACGGCAGGAGCGACCAGAACATCACCTCTTCCATCCGCAATTTTTTACAGTTCAAGAGagcaggggagagaagggtaCGAATCACCGAGGGTTTGGGATGTATTTACAGGCGTTCGTACGGTGTAGTTCTCAGCCGTTTTCCTCTCATCGATACGCTGGGCTCGGTGCCTTAGGGAAGACTCTGTTCGGTTCGACCTTCACGCCCGCTTCTGTGCAGAAACGGCGCCGGTGCTGTACATTGAGGCCACCTACCCGGTCCCACTCTGTGAACTGTGCTTCCACGCTTGATTTGAAGGATGAGTTTCCATAtcagagaggaagcgcgaaTAAGGAAGGGTCGTGTGgtggaggaaaagaacaggACGAAATGATTTATTTCGACAGTGCGGCAACTTCGCAGAAGCCACGACGCGTGCTCGAC GCCATTGAAGAAgcgtacgtacacctcaaTGCCAATGTCCATCGAGCAGCGTATGCAAGAAGCGCAGCATCCACTGAGCGAATGGAG GGTGTTCGGTCTCAACTGGCAAAATTTCTTAACGCAGACAGACCAGAGGAGATCGTTTTTACATCTGGAGCTACAGACGGTATCAATCTTGTCGCAAACACGTGGGG TGAAGCGAACAttggcgaaggcgacgagatTGTCCTCACTATTGCGGAGCACCATAGCAACCTTGTTCCTTGGCAGCTTctggcgaggagaaagaaagctcAACTGAAGTTTGTCGAG CTCAATCGAGACTACACGCTTTCCGTGTCTTCGCTTGTATCAAATCTCTCTCCACGCACGAAGCTCGTCGCACTTTCGCATACGTCCAACGTTCTGGGGTCCTTCAATCCGTACGTTCACCATGTGACCAAGCTGATCAAGCAGATCAACTCTAACATTGTTGTCCTTCTCGACGCTACGCAGAGCCTATCTCACCATCAA ACGGACGTCCGTAAACTAAAATGTGATTTCCTTGTTGGCAGCGGCCACAAAATGTACGGGCCGACGGGTGTCGGCTTTTTGTATGGCAAGTATGAATTGCTCCGGAATATGCCCCCTTGGAAGGGAGGTGGCGAAATGATTGAG TTCGTGGACTTGTGTGAGTCGACGTACGCGAATCCTCCAGCCAGGTTTGAGGCAGGAACACCCCCCTTCTTGCAGGTGATTGGCCTAGGCGCAGCTGTAGATTTCATCGAGGAAGTCGGTTGGCCAGCAATTTATTCGCATGACGCTCGTCTACAGCGTGCCTTGCACGAAGTTTTGGCCTCTAGATTCCCCGAACTCCGCCTCTTTTGTCCTCCGTCCGCGGGCACCGCGTACGCGCCAGAGTTGCTGTCGGACGCGTTTGACTTTTCCAAGGTTAAGCAGCACCGTTGGGTACAGTCGGACCAATCGGACGGTCGATCCGCAGTTACAGCAAATGCTGTTCATCGTTCAGCGGTTGCTGGGGCCACTGACGAAGCAAGGAATGGGGCCTTCGCTTCTGGCATTGAACGGATTCCAAGTATTCCTCTGATCTCGTTCGCGCACCCTGAGATCCACGCACACGATATAGCCGTGTTTTTAGACGTGTGCGGAGGAGTCTGCGTGCGCTCCGGACACCACTGCTGTCAGCCACTTCATCGCCACGTGCTGTCTGTGCCCTCGACATGTCGAGCCAGTCTTGCACTGTATAACACAGTGCAGGAGATTGACAG ATTCGGAGAAGTGCTACAGACGGTGCTCAAGACGCTTGGACGGCAAGTCAACCAGCCCCTCTCGAGTAGGCGCGCTGAAAATTTACAAAGCAGCTAG